In a genomic window of Lacrimispora sp. BS-2:
- a CDS encoding family 1 glycosylhydrolase, which yields MNQEVKYGFPEGFLWGGATAANQIEGAYEEDGKGMSTSDYAAYKDPYATGEVNNFTFNVTSKELEEYRTNEEKYKFPKRWGIDFYHRYAEDIALFAEMGFKVFRFSISWVRIFPTGLETEPNEAGFAFYDKVIAELKKYNIEPLITLSHYEMPIVLSEKYNGWQSRELIPCFVRFAAACFNRYKDDVKYWITFNEMNMNLNSLYTGAGSFPDKVDHLEEAAYQASHYQFVASSLAVKAGKEIMTDAKIGCMINRIESYAKTCKPEDQLQALKADQINLFYPEVQARGEYPSYMLRYFKEKNIKLETEPEDFQIIRDYTVDFIAFSYYMTHVTEDRPDANELAGKLDSPIKNPYLKLTEWGWPIDPIGLRITLNKMYDRYKKPLFLVENGLGARDKVEADGSIHDDYRIDYIREHIKQMKEAVTDGVDLMGYTTWGCIDLISCGTSEMTKRYGFIYVDQDDEGNGTLNRSRKDSFHWYKKVIETNGEEL from the coding sequence ATGAACCAGGAAGTAAAATACGGATTTCCAGAGGGCTTTTTATGGGGAGGGGCGACTGCTGCCAACCAGATCGAGGGAGCTTATGAGGAAGATGGAAAAGGAATGTCCACATCGGATTATGCCGCTTATAAAGATCCCTATGCAACGGGAGAAGTGAATAATTTCACCTTTAATGTGACCTCAAAGGAGCTGGAAGAATACCGGACTAACGAGGAAAAATATAAATTTCCAAAGCGATGGGGAATCGATTTTTACCATCGTTATGCAGAGGATATCGCATTGTTTGCGGAAATGGGATTTAAGGTGTTCCGGTTCTCTATTTCCTGGGTAAGGATTTTTCCAACAGGTCTGGAAACAGAGCCAAATGAAGCCGGATTTGCTTTTTATGATAAGGTGATCGCCGAGCTGAAAAAGTATAATATTGAACCTCTCATTACATTATCTCATTATGAGATGCCCATAGTTCTGTCAGAAAAGTACAACGGCTGGCAGAGCCGGGAGCTGATTCCGTGTTTTGTACGGTTTGCAGCCGCATGCTTTAACCGTTATAAGGATGATGTAAAGTACTGGATCACATTTAACGAAATGAATATGAACTTAAACAGCCTTTACACCGGGGCAGGAAGCTTCCCGGACAAGGTGGATCACTTAGAAGAGGCGGCTTACCAGGCATCACATTATCAGTTTGTGGCCAGTTCCCTGGCAGTAAAGGCTGGAAAGGAAATCATGACTGATGCAAAAATCGGCTGCATGATCAACCGGATTGAGTCCTATGCAAAGACCTGCAAGCCGGAGGATCAGTTACAGGCATTAAAGGCTGATCAGATCAACCTCTTTTATCCAGAGGTACAGGCAAGAGGAGAATATCCTTCCTACATGTTACGGTATTTCAAAGAAAAGAACATAAAGCTGGAAACAGAACCGGAAGATTTTCAGATCATCAGGGATTATACGGTGGATTTCATCGCATTCAGCTATTACATGACCCATGTTACGGAAGACAGACCGGATGCAAATGAACTGGCCGGAAAACTGGACAGTCCGATCAAGAATCCTTATTTAAAGCTGACAGAGTGGGGGTGGCCCATTGACCCCATTGGACTTCGCATTACACTGAATAAAATGTATGACCGTTATAAAAAGCCTCTTTTCCTGGTTGAAAATGGACTGGGAGCCAGGGACAAGGTGGAGGCAGATGGAAGCATTCATGATGATTACCGGATTGACTACATCCGTGAGCACATAAAGCAGATGAAGGAGGCGGTAACAGACGGCGTAGATTTGATGGGTTATACTACGTGGGGCTGCATCGATCTGATCAGCTGCGGCACATCGGAAATGACAAAACGGTATGGTTTCATCTATGTGGATCAGGATGATGAGGGAAATGGTACGTTAAACCGGTCCAGAAAGGATTCCTTCCACTGGTATAAGAAGGTCATAGAAACCAATGGGGAAGAGCTGTAA
- a CDS encoding beta-glucoside-specific PTS transporter subunit IIABC yields MEHFKLAQEIIRYCGGKDNITQAWNCITRLRFHLKDREKADVKAIQALTGVLGAQFQGDQFQVIIGNEVLKVFEGVKKELGDLVVSSEEKPGKDKKRENPINVVFGVISGIFNPILPAITGAGIIKGILALLIFLKMLNPESDNYFVLDMISNATFYFLPFLVAFSAGKKFGVNEHLSATLAGIIMYPAFVNLSGQGISTVKFLFLNIPVMDYNSTVIPIILGVLLLSIVYKFIDRFVPGFLKLIVTPVASLLITAPVVLVFIAPLGSYVGKYVAAFFISLFGVAGPVAGLLMGGLMSVIVITGMHYAFFPSTFDGLGGVGYDILLLPMSIVSNMAQCGAVLGAAFKIKDKKMKSIAFSSALSALFGITEPAIYGVNLKYKKPFYAALSGGAVGGAIYGIFQVKAYAFSIPGITALPTYLKEGEVNNFILACVGVFAAFLTAFLMTIVLPLEEKEKTKSKDKEAEAVSQNQEGHIAKILVAAPMTGKAVGLAQVPDKMFAEGILGKGIAIIPDEGTVRAPFQGQVKMIAPTKHAIGLISDRGVNVVIHIGIDTVNLQGKGFEILVKEDQWVDQGEPLIKVDLELIKKNHLNPITPMIVTNSDEYVNVLDLPMDKAQAGTSEVLIVFQ; encoded by the coding sequence ATGGAACATTTCAAGTTAGCTCAGGAAATTATCCGGTATTGCGGCGGAAAGGATAATATTACCCAGGCATGGAACTGCATTACCAGACTGCGTTTTCACTTAAAGGACAGGGAAAAGGCAGATGTGAAGGCCATACAGGCTTTAACCGGTGTCTTAGGGGCCCAGTTTCAGGGGGATCAGTTTCAGGTGATCATTGGAAATGAGGTATTAAAGGTATTTGAAGGGGTTAAGAAAGAGCTGGGAGATCTTGTGGTTTCTTCGGAAGAAAAGCCCGGGAAGGATAAAAAAAGGGAAAATCCAATCAACGTTGTTTTCGGCGTGATTTCAGGCATCTTCAACCCCATTTTACCTGCAATAACAGGGGCCGGTATTATAAAAGGGATCCTGGCTCTGTTGATATTTCTTAAAATGCTGAATCCGGAGTCAGATAATTATTTTGTTTTAGATATGATCTCCAATGCCACCTTTTACTTCCTGCCTTTTCTGGTTGCTTTTTCAGCGGGAAAGAAATTCGGGGTAAATGAACATCTGTCTGCCACCCTTGCCGGAATCATCATGTATCCTGCATTTGTGAATCTAAGCGGGCAGGGGATCAGTACGGTGAAATTCCTGTTTTTAAATATTCCTGTAATGGATTACAATTCCACGGTGATCCCAATTATTCTGGGAGTATTGCTGCTAAGTATTGTATACAAATTCATAGACCGTTTTGTACCCGGCTTTTTAAAGCTGATCGTGACGCCTGTAGCTTCCCTTCTGATAACAGCCCCTGTGGTTCTTGTATTCATCGCTCCTTTGGGAAGCTATGTCGGCAAATATGTGGCGGCCTTTTTCATTTCCCTGTTTGGAGTTGCGGGACCTGTGGCCGGCTTACTGATGGGAGGGCTTATGTCGGTCATCGTTATAACCGGCATGCATTATGCATTTTTTCCTTCCACCTTTGATGGACTGGGCGGTGTTGGCTACGATATTTTACTGCTTCCCATGAGCATTGTAAGCAATATGGCCCAGTGCGGCGCCGTACTGGGAGCGGCCTTCAAAATAAAGGACAAAAAAATGAAATCCATTGCATTTTCCAGTGCGCTTTCCGCTTTGTTCGGCATTACGGAGCCGGCCATATATGGGGTGAACTTAAAATATAAAAAACCCTTCTATGCCGCATTGTCAGGCGGAGCGGTGGGAGGAGCCATTTACGGCATCTTTCAGGTTAAGGCCTATGCGTTCAGCATTCCGGGAATTACCGCTCTGCCTACTTATTTAAAAGAAGGGGAAGTAAATAACTTTATCCTGGCCTGTGTCGGTGTTTTTGCTGCCTTTTTAACTGCATTTCTCATGACCATTGTTCTTCCGCTGGAGGAAAAAGAGAAGACAAAGAGCAAAGATAAGGAGGCTGAAGCAGTCAGCCAGAACCAGGAAGGGCACATCGCAAAAATACTGGTTGCCGCTCCAATGACGGGAAAGGCAGTGGGACTTGCCCAGGTTCCTGATAAGATGTTTGCGGAGGGCATCCTTGGAAAGGGGATCGCGATCATACCGGATGAGGGAACAGTGAGAGCACCCTTTCAGGGACAGGTAAAAATGATTGCACCTACAAAGCATGCCATCGGCCTGATTTCCGACAGAGGGGTAAATGTGGTGATCCATATCGGGATCGATACCGTGAATCTCCAGGGAAAGGGTTTTGAAATCCTTGTGAAGGAAGACCAGTGGGTGGACCAGGGAGAACCTTTGATAAAGGTGGATCTGGAACTGATTAAAAAGAACCACTTAAATCCCATCACCCCCATGATTGTTACAAACTCAGATGAATATGTGAATGTGCTGGATCTTCCTATGGACAAGGCACAGGCGGGAACCAGTGAAGTTTTAATTGTATTCCAGTAA
- the licT gene encoding BglG family transcription antiterminator LicT — translation MFEFVKTLNNNIVLAYDENHNEVVLFGTGIGFNRRKGDMVSESSVSKLFINDSNKRLAPMVQNLSEDIVSATEEIIQYGSRILEKQLHASILIILADHLYFAVERAKKGQNVNNPLQWEVPHLYPREYEIGVKGVNIIEERLQVKLPPQEASFIALHFVNAQFESQDMSDTLKITEIISRILDIVSYHFQLILDENSLYYSRFIVHLRYFIIRQETHMKDTIGLNDEDLLETVKTRYKKSYQCAIKIAKYLFDAYSWEVSKDEIIYLLLHIERITNITNK, via the coding sequence ATGTTCGAGTTTGTTAAAACACTGAATAATAACATTGTACTTGCCTACGACGAGAATCATAACGAAGTCGTGCTGTTTGGAACCGGAATCGGGTTCAACCGGAGAAAGGGAGATATGGTTTCAGAATCTTCTGTCAGTAAGCTTTTCATCAATGACAGCAATAAACGTCTGGCTCCCATGGTTCAGAACCTTTCGGAAGACATTGTTTCCGCCACGGAAGAAATCATTCAATATGGCTCCAGGATATTGGAAAAGCAGCTTCATGCCTCTATCCTGATCATACTTGCCGATCATCTGTATTTTGCTGTTGAGCGGGCGAAAAAAGGTCAGAATGTGAATAATCCGCTGCAATGGGAAGTTCCCCACTTATATCCAAGGGAATATGAAATCGGAGTAAAGGGGGTGAACATAATTGAGGAACGTCTTCAGGTAAAACTGCCGCCACAAGAGGCATCCTTTATTGCCCTTCATTTTGTAAATGCACAATTTGAAAGTCAGGATATGAGTGATACCTTAAAGATCACAGAAATCATCAGCCGGATCCTGGATATTGTCAGCTACCATTTTCAATTAATATTGGATGAAAATTCATTATACTACTCCAGGTTTATTGTACATCTGCGGTATTTTATCATACGTCAGGAAACTCATATGAAGGACACAATCGGATTAAACGACGAAGATTTACTGGAAACGGTAAAGACCCGTTATAAAAAAAGCTACCAGTGTGCAATAAAGATTGCAAAATATTTGTTTGACGCCTATTCCTGGGAGGTTTCCAAGGATGAAATCATTTATTTACTGCTTCACATCGAAAGAATAACAAATATCACAAACAAGTGA
- a CDS encoding YbhB/YbcL family Raf kinase inhibitor-like protein, whose protein sequence is MKNELTVTSPAFENGAVIPIQYTGRGEDISPELHLSSVNENAKSLAIIMDDMGHPIPAYNHWVIWNIPVMEIIPENIPHGPYIAELNGATQGRGYGKNRYRGPKPPFNWSHLYQFNVYALDCLLDLPGKSRKRDVLAAMQGHILQEGCLVGRFR, encoded by the coding sequence ATGAAAAACGAACTAACAGTAACCAGTCCGGCTTTTGAGAACGGAGCCGTCATACCGATCCAATACACAGGGCGTGGAGAAGATATTTCACCAGAACTGCATCTGTCATCCGTAAATGAAAATGCAAAGTCCCTTGCTATCATAATGGATGATATGGGACACCCCATTCCTGCATATAACCATTGGGTCATCTGGAATATTCCCGTCATGGAGATAATCCCCGAAAACATACCTCACGGACCCTATATTGCAGAGCTGAACGGGGCAACACAGGGACGTGGATACGGGAAAAACAGATACCGCGGGCCGAAACCGCCTTTCAACTGGTCCCACCTTTATCAATTCAATGTATATGCGTTGGACTGTCTGCTGGATCTGCCAGGCAAATCCAGAAAGCGGGATGTATTGGCTGCTATGCAGGGGCATATTTTGCAGGAGGGCTGTTTAGTGGGAAGATTTCGGTAA
- a CDS encoding carboxymuconolactone decarboxylase family protein — protein sequence MQVSSSFQAFAKEAPEVQKAWMEMVQKLDGASALDKKTKELAYLAVMAAVGLESGLPFHVKMAKSKGATREEIISSILVGLPAVGNTIVKSLPIALEAFDEEG from the coding sequence ATGCAGGTTAGTTCATCGTTTCAAGCCTTTGCAAAGGAAGCTCCTGAGGTACAAAAGGCCTGGATGGAAATGGTTCAAAAACTGGACGGTGCAAGTGCACTTGATAAAAAGACGAAAGAACTTGCTTATCTTGCGGTAATGGCTGCTGTGGGTCTTGAAAGCGGATTGCCGTTCCATGTTAAGATGGCAAAATCCAAAGGGGCAACAAGAGAAGAAATTATAAGCAGTATTCTGGTAGGATTGCCCGCTGTTGGGAATACAATTGTAAAGTCCTTGCCAATAGCCCTGGAAGCATTTGATGAGGAGGGGTGA
- a CDS encoding zinc ribbon domain-containing protein, whose protein sequence is MKVCIACGMPMAEASEFACGDTAKDYCVHCARPDGSMQSFEEKKVGMINFIIKTQGFDEKAAAQMAESSMKKLPAWREYFSI, encoded by the coding sequence ATGAAGGTTTGTATTGCTTGCGGTATGCCGATGGCAGAGGCTTCTGAATTCGCCTGCGGTGACACAGCGAAAGACTATTGTGTACACTGCGCCCGCCCTGACGGCTCCATGCAGTCGTTTGAAGAAAAGAAGGTAGGTATGATCAATTTTATCATCAAGACACAGGGGTTTGATGAAAAGGCTGCGGCCCAAATGGCCGAAAGCAGCATGAAAAAGCTTCCTGCATGGCGGGAATATTTCAGTATTTAA
- a CDS encoding TetR/AcrR family transcriptional regulator has protein sequence MKSKRQLQKENTRKKIIETAYQVYSEQGFSATTAVIAKEAGVSHGTIFVHFSSLDELLCCLIQDFGDALGSEIHRLAETKDNIEELLKAHLDILARHEKFYIRLIAERSLLPEDGRLTFSNIQSIVAYHFNKVFERENNTMKNLPVHLLFNTWMGLVHYYLLNKDLFSPDTPVLERYGSELTETFLELIKK, from the coding sequence TTGAAATCAAAAAGGCAGCTGCAAAAAGAAAATACCCGAAAAAAAATAATTGAAACAGCATATCAGGTTTATTCTGAACAAGGCTTTTCAGCTACAACGGCTGTTATCGCAAAGGAAGCAGGCGTGTCTCACGGCACAATATTTGTCCACTTTTCATCATTAGATGAATTGCTGTGCTGCCTGATTCAGGATTTTGGTGATGCCTTGGGATCAGAGATACACCGGCTGGCGGAAACAAAAGATAATATTGAGGAGTTGTTAAAGGCCCATTTGGATATATTAGCCCGCCATGAGAAATTTTATATCCGGCTGATCGCTGAAAGGAGTTTATTGCCGGAGGATGGAAGATTAACATTTTCAAATATTCAATCCATTGTTGCCTACCACTTTAACAAGGTATTTGAACGTGAAAACAATACAATGAAGAATCTTCCGGTTCACCTGTTGTTTAATACGTGGATGGGATTGGTTCATTATTATTTGTTAAACAAAGATTTGTTTTCGCCGGATACGCCGGTCTTAGAGCGGTATGGTTCCGAACTTACAGAAACTTTTTTAGAGTTGATTAAAAAATAA